The following are encoded together in the Mycolicibacterium arabiense genome:
- the wzm gene encoding galactan export ABC transporter permease subunit Wzm/RfbD produces the protein MTFTDAAAQSKTMSRAWGDLTAGFAKRELWLHLGWQDIKQRYRRSVLGPIWITIATGTMAVALGGLYSKLFNLELSEHLPYVTLGLIIWNLINAAILEGADVFVANEGLIKQLPTPLSVHVYRLVWRQVLLFGHNIVIFVVIAIIYPQPWKWTDLMFIPALALIVLNCVWVALCFGILATRYRDISPLLFSLVQLLFYMTPIIWNDQTLREQGAGGWAKIIEFNPLLHYLDIVRAPLLGADQELHHWVIVIALTIVGWIVTAFAMKQYRARVPYWV, from the coding sequence ATGACCTTCACCGACGCCGCCGCGCAGTCGAAGACGATGTCGCGCGCGTGGGGCGACCTGACGGCGGGCTTCGCCAAGCGCGAGCTGTGGCTGCACCTGGGCTGGCAGGACATCAAGCAGCGTTACCGACGCTCGGTGCTCGGCCCCATCTGGATCACCATCGCCACCGGCACCATGGCCGTGGCACTGGGCGGCCTGTACTCCAAGCTGTTCAACCTCGAACTGTCCGAGCATCTGCCCTACGTCACGCTCGGGCTGATCATCTGGAATCTGATCAACGCGGCCATCCTCGAGGGCGCGGACGTGTTCGTCGCCAACGAGGGACTGATCAAGCAACTCCCGACGCCACTTTCGGTGCACGTGTACCGCCTGGTGTGGCGGCAGGTGCTGCTGTTCGGGCACAACATCGTCATCTTCGTCGTCATCGCGATCATCTATCCGCAGCCGTGGAAGTGGACCGATCTGATGTTCATCCCGGCACTGGCGCTGATCGTCCTCAACTGCGTGTGGGTCGCGCTGTGCTTCGGCATCCTGGCCACGCGCTACCGCGACATCAGCCCGCTGCTGTTCAGCCTGGTCCAGCTGCTGTTCTACATGACCCCGATCATCTGGAACGACCAGACGCTGCGCGAACAGGGAGCCGGCGGCTGGGCGAAGATCATCGAGTTCAATCCACTGCTGCACTACTTGGACATCGTGCGCGCCCCGCTCCTGGGCGCCGACCAGGAACTGCACCACTGGGTGATCGTGATCGCGCTGACCATCGTCGGCTGGATCGTCACCGCGTTCGCGATGAAGCAGTACCGTGCGCGCGTGCCGTACTGGGTGTGA
- the glfT1 gene encoding galactofuranosyltransferase GlfT1, with protein sequence MPDAVIAVVVTHRRVDALARSLTVVAGQTRAPDHLIVVDNDFSDGKGDPRVRELVDALPVPTTYLGSRRNLGGAGGFALGILHALALGADWVWLADDDGRPADEAVLETLLACAAWHSLAEVSPMVCDMDDPARLAFPLRRGLVWRRLVSELRVDGAGDLLPGIASLFNGALFRASTLEAVGVPDIRLFIRGDEVEVHRRLVRSGLPFGTCLDTVYLHPQGSDEFKPILGGRMHTQYPADETKRFFTYRNRGYLQSQPGLRKLIPQEWVRFGWFFLVSRRDPAGLREWIRLRRLGRRERFGRKSRA encoded by the coding sequence GTGCCTGACGCGGTGATCGCGGTGGTGGTCACGCACCGCCGCGTCGACGCCCTCGCACGCTCGCTGACGGTGGTGGCCGGGCAGACCCGGGCGCCGGACCACCTGATCGTCGTGGACAACGACTTTTCCGACGGCAAGGGCGACCCTCGCGTCCGCGAACTCGTCGACGCGCTGCCGGTGCCGACGACTTATCTCGGCTCCCGGCGGAACCTCGGCGGCGCAGGCGGTTTCGCGCTCGGCATCCTGCACGCACTGGCCCTCGGAGCCGACTGGGTGTGGCTCGCCGACGACGACGGCCGCCCCGCCGACGAGGCCGTGCTGGAAACCCTGTTGGCTTGCGCCGCCTGGCATTCGCTCGCCGAGGTCTCGCCGATGGTGTGCGACATGGACGACCCCGCGCGCCTGGCGTTCCCGCTGCGGCGCGGTCTGGTGTGGCGGCGACTCGTGTCCGAGCTGCGCGTGGACGGCGCAGGCGACCTGCTGCCCGGCATCGCGTCGCTGTTCAACGGCGCCCTGTTCCGCGCCTCCACGCTGGAAGCCGTTGGCGTACCGGACATTCGGTTGTTCATCAGGGGGGACGAGGTCGAGGTGCATCGCAGGCTGGTGCGCTCCGGCCTCCCGTTCGGCACGTGCCTGGACACCGTGTACCTGCATCCGCAGGGCTCCGACGAATTCAAGCCGATCCTCGGCGGCCGCATGCACACCCAGTATCCCGCCGACGAGACCAAGCGCTTCTTCACCTACCGCAACCGCGGGTACCTGCAGTCTCAGCCCGGGCTGCGCAAGCTGATTCCCCAGGAGTGGGTGCGATTCGGCTGGTTCTTCCTGGTGTCACGCCGGGACCCGGCCGGCTTGCGGGAGTGGATCAGGTTGCGACGGTTGGGTAGACGCGAGAGATTCGGGAGGAAAAGCCGAGCATGA
- the wzt gene encoding galactan export ABC transporter ATP-binding subunit Wzt/RfbE: protein MEPHISTQNAWVEFPIFDAKSRSLKKAFLGKAGGTIGRNASNVVVIEALRDITLSLKMGDRVGLVGHNGAGKSTLLRLLSGIYEPTRGSATVTGRVAPVFDLGVGMDPEISGFENIIIRGLFLGQTRKQMMAKVDEIADFTELGEYLSMPLRTYSTGMRVRLAMGVVTSIDPEILLLDEGIGAVDAEFMKKARTRLQDLVARSGILVFASHSNEFLAQLCDTAMWIDHGTVRMAGEIEDVVRAYEGEDAARHVREVIDEHDRWDTPGA from the coding sequence GTGGAACCACACATCTCGACCCAGAACGCCTGGGTCGAGTTCCCGATCTTCGACGCCAAGTCGCGGTCGCTGAAGAAGGCCTTCCTGGGCAAGGCGGGCGGCACCATCGGCCGCAATGCCTCCAACGTCGTCGTCATCGAAGCGCTGCGTGACATCACGCTCTCGCTGAAGATGGGCGACCGCGTCGGGCTCGTCGGGCACAACGGAGCGGGCAAGTCGACGCTGCTGCGGCTGCTGTCGGGGATCTACGAACCGACCCGCGGCTCGGCGACCGTCACCGGCCGGGTGGCGCCGGTGTTCGACCTCGGCGTCGGGATGGATCCCGAGATCTCGGGCTTCGAGAACATCATCATCCGCGGGCTCTTCCTCGGGCAGACCCGCAAGCAGATGATGGCGAAGGTCGACGAGATCGCCGACTTCACCGAACTCGGCGAATACCTGTCGATGCCGCTACGCACGTACTCGACCGGCATGCGCGTGCGCTTGGCGATGGGCGTGGTCACCAGCATCGACCCCGAGATCCTGCTGCTCGACGAGGGCATCGGCGCCGTCGACGCCGAGTTCATGAAGAAGGCCCGGACCCGGCTGCAGGACCTGGTGGCCCGCTCGGGAATCCTGGTGTTCGCCAGTCACTCCAACGAATTCCTGGCCCAGCTCTGCGACACCGCCATGTGGATCGACCACGGCACCGTCCGGATGGCCGGCGAGATCGAAGACGTCGTGCGCGCCTACGAGGGTGAGGACGCGGCACGGCACGTGCGCGAGGTCATCGACGAGCACGATCGCTGGGACACCCCGGGTGCCTGA
- a CDS encoding bacterial proteasome activator family protein, with amino-acid sequence MTQDDSDFEIISNISDQEGEGEGGGDGKSLTDLVEQPAKVMRIGTMIKQLLEEVRAAPLDEASRTKLRDVHRTSIAELEDGLAPELREELERLTLPFGDDTVPSDAELRIAQAQLVGWLEGLFHGIQTALFAQQMAARQQLEQMRQGALPPGVGAPGPRGPGHSSGTGQYL; translated from the coding sequence ATGACACAGGACGACAGCGACTTCGAGATCATCAGCAACATCTCCGACCAGGAGGGTGAGGGCGAAGGCGGCGGCGACGGCAAGTCGCTGACCGACCTGGTCGAGCAACCCGCCAAGGTGATGCGCATCGGCACGATGATCAAGCAGCTCCTCGAAGAGGTGCGCGCCGCTCCGCTCGACGAAGCCAGCCGCACCAAGCTGCGCGACGTGCACCGCACCAGCATCGCCGAACTCGAGGACGGGCTCGCTCCGGAACTCCGCGAGGAACTCGAACGCCTCACGCTGCCGTTCGGCGACGACACCGTTCCCTCGGACGCCGAACTGCGCATCGCCCAGGCCCAGCTCGTCGGCTGGCTCGAGGGTCTGTTCCATGGCATCCAGACCGCGCTGTTCGCCCAGCAGATGGCCGCCCGTCAGCAGCTCGAGCAGATGCGCCAGGGCGCGCTGCCGCCTGGCGTCGGAGCGCCGGGCCCACGCGGCCCCGGACACTCCAGCGGGACCGGTCAGTACCTCTAG
- a CDS encoding DUF6541 family protein codes for MSLAFGVLVAWSLLVIPGAIVARTAQLTWPVAIAVGAPLTYGVVGLAILPLGAVGVPWNGWTALGSLLVIVTAITALQVSLSRFRERPAPGSAMSTGPALVVAAGVMLGAVLIGYAAARGLPQWQSVPSNWDSVWHANTIRFILDTGQASPTHMGELRNVETQATLFYPSAFHALAAVQCQLTGIAATSAYTLSSLVAAIWLFPVSAAALTWFLLREHDRWRAAGCAAAAAALTASFTAVPYVEFDTASMPNLAAFGLAAPTAVLVVSAVRHRALIPIAVLALVGIFSVHITGGVVAVTFVAAWWLIEGLWRPVRGRGADAVTLALVAVPAVLLLLPQFLGVLAQAEIIAGHAYVTHQSRKRVLFEAVVQHTRHLNDYPIQNAILLLAALGFLYLLIRRIWWPLAVWSLLIVSIVHSAAPFGGPLGAVTGIYSDLFYSDPRRLSAVVTMLLAPMAGIALFIATAFVVERGRRLAPHVPSRAWHAVTAVVLVGVTVGLAWHYLPRHRYLIGEKYDSVMIDAKDLQAFAHLATLPDARDTVIGNANTDGTAWMYAVAGLHPLWTHYDFPQQQGPGYQRFNFWAYADQADTDPRVAEAVRALDIRYVLTSTPVVRGFVMPDGLVSLDESRSWKKIYDNGEDRIYEWQGSGGAGKQ; via the coding sequence GTGAGCTTGGCCTTCGGCGTGCTAGTGGCGTGGTCGTTGCTAGTCATCCCGGGAGCAATCGTCGCCCGCACGGCCCAGCTAACTTGGCCCGTCGCCATCGCGGTCGGAGCGCCGCTCACCTACGGCGTGGTGGGTCTCGCCATCCTGCCGCTGGGTGCCGTGGGCGTTCCATGGAATGGCTGGACCGCGCTGGGGTCGCTGCTCGTGATCGTGACCGCCATCACAGCGCTGCAGGTTTCGCTCTCACGGTTCCGCGAGCGCCCCGCGCCGGGGAGCGCCATGTCGACCGGGCCCGCACTCGTCGTCGCGGCCGGAGTGATGCTGGGCGCGGTACTCATCGGGTACGCCGCCGCGCGCGGTCTTCCGCAGTGGCAATCGGTGCCGAGCAACTGGGACTCCGTGTGGCACGCGAACACCATCCGGTTCATCCTCGACACCGGCCAGGCCTCACCCACCCACATGGGCGAGCTACGCAACGTCGAGACTCAGGCGACGCTCTTCTACCCGTCGGCGTTCCACGCGCTGGCCGCCGTGCAGTGCCAGCTCACCGGCATCGCGGCAACCAGCGCATACACGCTGTCCTCACTGGTCGCCGCCATCTGGCTGTTCCCGGTCAGCGCCGCCGCACTGACGTGGTTCCTGCTGCGCGAACACGACCGGTGGCGGGCGGCGGGCTGCGCGGCCGCCGCCGCGGCGCTCACCGCGTCGTTCACCGCGGTGCCCTACGTCGAGTTCGACACGGCCTCGATGCCCAACCTCGCTGCGTTCGGACTGGCGGCGCCGACCGCCGTCCTGGTCGTCTCCGCCGTGCGGCACCGCGCCCTCATCCCGATCGCCGTCCTCGCCCTCGTGGGCATCTTCTCGGTGCACATCACCGGCGGCGTGGTCGCGGTGACGTTCGTCGCGGCGTGGTGGCTGATCGAGGGACTCTGGCGGCCGGTCCGGGGCCGGGGCGCCGACGCCGTGACCCTCGCCCTCGTCGCTGTACCCGCCGTGCTGCTGCTGCTCCCCCAGTTCCTGGGCGTCCTCGCCCAAGCCGAGATCATCGCCGGCCATGCCTACGTCACCCATCAGAGCCGCAAGCGGGTGCTGTTCGAGGCCGTGGTGCAGCACACCCGTCACCTCAACGACTACCCCATCCAGAACGCGATCCTGCTGCTGGCAGCCCTCGGCTTCCTGTATCTCCTCATCCGGCGGATCTGGTGGCCGCTGGCGGTGTGGTCGCTGCTGATCGTCTCGATCGTGCACTCCGCCGCCCCGTTCGGCGGCCCCCTCGGCGCAGTCACCGGGATCTACAGCGACCTCTTCTACAGCGACCCACGGCGGTTGTCGGCGGTCGTCACGATGCTGCTGGCGCCGATGGCCGGCATCGCACTGTTCATCGCAACGGCCTTCGTCGTGGAGCGCGGCCGAAGGCTCGCCCCCCACGTGCCGTCGCGGGCGTGGCACGCCGTGACCGCCGTCGTGCTCGTCGGCGTGACGGTCGGCCTGGCGTGGCACTACCTGCCCCGGCACCGTTACCTGATCGGCGAGAAGTACGACTCGGTGATGATCGACGCCAAGGACCTGCAGGCGTTCGCCCACCTCGCGACCCTGCCCGACGCCCGAGACACCGTGATCGGCAACGCCAACACCGACGGCACGGCGTGGATGTACGCCGTTGCGGGATTGCACCCGCTGTGGACCCACTACGACTTTCCACAGCAGCAGGGCCCGGGGTATCAGCGGTTCAACTTCTGGGCGTACGCCGATCAGGCCGACACCGATCCCCGGGTCGCCGAGGCGGTGCGGGCGCTCGACATCCGCTACGTCCTGACCAGCACACCGGTCGTGCGCGGGTTCGTAATGCCCGACGGACTAGTGTCGCTAGACGAGTCACGGTCGTGGAAGAAGATCTACGACAACGGCGAGGACCGCATCTACGAATGGCAGGGTTCCGGTGGGGCCGGCAAGCAGTAG
- a CDS encoding cysteine desulfurase-like protein — MAYDVARVRGLHPSLGDGWVHFDAPYGMLLPDSVATTVSTAFRGSMTTDVGPHPAAKRSAAVLAAARQAVADLVGADPRGVVLGADRAILLASLADASSSRVGLGYEVVVSRLDDEANISPWLRAANRYGAKVKWAEVDIETGDVPAWQWESLITKPTRLVALTSASSSLGTVTDLRPVTKLVHENNGLVVVDHSAAAPYRLIDIDEVEADVVAVNAVAWGGPPIGALVFRDPSLIDTFGSVALDPLATGAARLEVGAHQYGMLAGVVASVEYLANLDEAASGTRRERLALSMQSAGAYMDRLFEYLLAALRSLPLVMVIGAPEARIPVLSLAVHGVPAERVIQRLTDNGVLAVSNTTSRVLDVIGVSDIGGAVTVGLAHYTTMAEVDQLVRALASLG, encoded by the coding sequence ATGGCATACGACGTCGCCCGGGTGCGTGGTCTACACCCGTCGCTGGGCGACGGCTGGGTCCACTTCGACGCCCCCTACGGCATGCTGCTTCCCGACTCGGTCGCGACGACCGTGTCGACCGCCTTCCGCGGCTCGATGACCACCGACGTGGGCCCGCACCCCGCCGCCAAGCGCAGTGCCGCGGTGCTCGCCGCCGCGCGTCAGGCCGTTGCCGATCTCGTCGGTGCCGATCCCCGCGGCGTCGTGCTGGGCGCCGATCGCGCGATCCTGCTCGCCTCGCTGGCGGACGCGTCCTCGTCGCGGGTGGGCCTCGGGTACGAGGTCGTGGTCAGCCGCCTCGACGACGAGGCCAACATCTCACCGTGGCTGCGCGCCGCGAATCGGTATGGCGCCAAGGTGAAGTGGGCCGAGGTCGACATCGAGACCGGCGACGTCCCCGCGTGGCAGTGGGAGAGCCTGATCACCAAGCCCACGAGGTTGGTGGCGCTGACGTCGGCGTCGTCGTCGCTGGGCACCGTGACCGACCTGCGCCCCGTGACGAAGCTCGTCCACGAGAACAACGGTTTGGTCGTCGTCGATCACTCGGCCGCGGCTCCCTACCGCCTGATCGACATCGACGAGGTCGAGGCCGACGTCGTCGCGGTGAACGCGGTGGCGTGGGGCGGCCCTCCGATCGGCGCACTGGTCTTCCGTGACCCCTCGCTCATCGACACCTTCGGGTCGGTGGCGCTGGATCCGTTGGCCACCGGCGCCGCGCGCCTAGAGGTCGGCGCGCACCAGTACGGCATGCTCGCCGGCGTGGTCGCCAGCGTCGAGTACCTGGCGAACCTCGACGAGGCTGCGTCCGGCACCCGCCGCGAAAGACTGGCGCTGTCAATGCAATCCGCAGGCGCCTACATGGACCGGCTGTTCGAGTACCTGCTGGCGGCGCTGCGCTCGCTGCCGCTGGTGATGGTGATCGGAGCACCCGAGGCCCGGATTCCCGTGCTCAGCCTCGCCGTGCACGGCGTCCCGGCGGAGCGGGTGATCCAGCGTCTCACCGACAACGGCGTGCTGGCGGTGTCCAACACGACGTCGCGGGTGCTCGACGTGATCGGGGTCAGCGACATCGGCGGCGCGGTCACGGTCGGCCTCGCGCACTACACGACGATGGCCGAGGTGGACCAGTTGGTCCGCGCGTTGGCCTCGCTCGGCTAG
- a CDS encoding NAD(P)H-quinone oxidoreductase gives MRAITAVSADDLRWDEVPDVAAQPGEVIIEVVTAGVNRADVLQAAGNYPPPPGASDVMGLEVSGRIAEVGENVAEWSVGDQVCALLAGGGYAERVAVPAAQVMPVPDGVDLHSAAALPEVACTVWSNLVMTAGLTEGHLLLVHGGASGIGTHAIQVARALGCRVAVTAGSAEKLAFCGELGVDVAINYREDDFVEAIKREPDSQGADVILDIMGASYLDRNIDALAPDGRLVVIGFQGGVKAELNIGKLLAKRAGVIATALRSRPVDGPSGKGAIVDEVVANVWPMIAAGKVRPIVGAELPITDAAAAHRMLTASEVTGKVLLRVRD, from the coding sequence ATGCGTGCTATTACAGCTGTCTCAGCCGACGATCTGCGCTGGGATGAGGTACCGGACGTCGCAGCTCAGCCCGGTGAAGTGATCATCGAAGTGGTGACCGCAGGCGTGAACCGAGCCGATGTCCTACAGGCTGCGGGCAACTATCCGCCGCCACCCGGCGCCAGTGACGTCATGGGCCTGGAAGTGTCCGGGCGGATCGCCGAGGTGGGCGAGAACGTTGCCGAGTGGTCGGTCGGCGACCAGGTTTGCGCTTTGCTGGCCGGCGGAGGATATGCCGAGCGGGTCGCCGTTCCCGCCGCCCAGGTGATGCCCGTGCCCGACGGTGTCGACCTGCACAGCGCGGCGGCCCTGCCGGAGGTGGCATGCACCGTCTGGTCCAACCTCGTCATGACCGCGGGGCTGACCGAAGGCCACCTCCTGCTCGTCCACGGCGGCGCGAGCGGCATCGGCACCCACGCGATCCAGGTGGCGCGTGCGCTCGGCTGCCGCGTCGCCGTCACCGCGGGCTCGGCGGAGAAGCTCGCGTTCTGTGGGGAACTCGGCGTCGACGTCGCGATCAACTACCGCGAGGACGACTTCGTCGAGGCGATCAAGCGCGAACCCGACAGCCAGGGGGCCGACGTGATCCTCGACATCATGGGCGCCTCCTACCTCGACCGGAACATCGATGCACTCGCTCCGGACGGGCGCCTCGTGGTCATCGGATTCCAGGGTGGCGTGAAGGCCGAACTCAACATCGGCAAGCTCCTCGCCAAGCGCGCCGGCGTCATCGCGACCGCACTGCGCTCACGTCCGGTGGACGGCCCATCCGGCAAGGGCGCCATCGTCGACGAGGTGGTGGCCAACGTGTGGCCGATGATCGCCGCAGGCAAGGTGCGCCCGATCGTCGGCGCCGAGCTGCCGATCACCGACGCGGCGGCGGCCCACCGCATGCTGACGGCCAGCGAGGTGACCGGGAAAGTGCTTCTGCGCGTACGGGACTGA
- a CDS encoding MarR family winged helix-turn-helix transcriptional regulator, which produces MEGMIAGRTASAMPGLDIAEERSWQNFLDAALRLYATLNKQLVESHHLTLNDVRLLDLLDRSPTGSARMGDLAEELMSLPSRVTRQIHRLESQNLVGRCSSPDDGRGVLATITPEGRALLKDALVTYGDGVRTHFLGRLSRTQIAAMGENCRRIGAGLRDAAPPARMGRV; this is translated from the coding sequence ATGGAGGGGATGATTGCAGGGCGAACCGCGAGCGCCATGCCTGGGCTCGACATTGCCGAGGAACGATCTTGGCAAAACTTTCTGGATGCCGCGTTGCGGCTGTATGCGACGTTGAACAAACAACTGGTGGAGTCGCACCACCTGACGCTCAACGACGTGCGACTACTCGACCTGCTCGACCGGTCACCGACGGGCTCGGCGCGGATGGGGGATCTCGCCGAGGAACTGATGTCGTTGCCCAGCCGGGTGACCCGTCAGATTCACCGGCTCGAATCGCAGAACCTGGTCGGTCGCTGTTCGAGTCCCGACGACGGCCGTGGCGTGCTGGCGACCATCACGCCGGAGGGCCGGGCACTGCTGAAGGACGCGTTGGTGACCTACGGGGATGGGGTGCGCACCCACTTCCTCGGCAGGTTGTCCCGCACGCAGATCGCCGCCATGGGGGAGAACTGCCGACGCATCGGCGCTGGGCTTCGCGACGCCGCGCCGCCCGCGAGGATGGGTCGGGTCTGA
- a CDS encoding isoprenylcysteine carboxyl methyltransferase family protein — MYYLFILAVGAERLVELMVSRRNTAWSISNGGREFGRGHYPAMVAMHGLLLAGCVIEVAVAHRPFIGWLGWPMVVLVALSTAMRWWCVATLGKHWNPRIIVIPGAPLVDRGPYRWLHHPNYTAVAVEVAALPLVHSAWVTAIVFSAANAAMLNVRIRTENTALGYA; from the coding sequence GTGTACTACCTGTTCATCCTGGCCGTCGGCGCCGAACGGCTCGTCGAGCTAATGGTGTCGAGGCGCAACACCGCGTGGTCGATCAGCAACGGCGGCAGGGAGTTCGGCCGCGGACACTATCCGGCCATGGTGGCCATGCACGGGCTGCTGCTGGCCGGTTGTGTGATCGAGGTCGCCGTCGCGCACCGGCCGTTCATCGGGTGGCTGGGTTGGCCGATGGTGGTCCTCGTCGCGCTCAGCACCGCGATGCGGTGGTGGTGCGTCGCCACGCTCGGGAAGCACTGGAACCCACGGATCATCGTCATCCCCGGTGCTCCGCTCGTCGACCGCGGACCGTACCGCTGGCTGCACCACCCGAACTACACCGCAGTCGCCGTAGAAGTCGCGGCCCTGCCGCTGGTGCACTCGGCGTGGGTCACCGCGATCGTGTTCAGCGCGGCCAACGCCGCCATGCTGAACGTGCGCATCCGCACCGAGAACACCGCACTGGGTTACGCCTGA
- a CDS encoding type III polyketide synthase, whose product MTNTTHRTTTEPPARHGTGSPRIAGTAVAFTQNRHTQDDVARELIGVAPPGFERFVRTSGVDTRNLALPLARYPEMNGFTAANDAYIEVAVDLGTQAVRAALDAAHVDPREVDAIVSVSSTGVAVPTIDARLASMVGLRRDVKRIPLFGLGCVAGAAGMSRVHDYLRGYPGHVAVLLSVELCSLTLQRDDSSIPALIGVCLFGDGAAAVVATGADRVPTYAIAPTGPAVLATRSALFPDTVDVMGWKVGTGGFGLVMSRDVPRMADDHLRGEVDRFLADHGLTTADISTWICHPGGPKVIDAIQHAIELPPAALAHSRQSMREHGNVSSVSVLDVLGRTLAQPPAAGDLGVMLAMGPGFSFELLLLSW is encoded by the coding sequence ATGACCAATACAACGCACCGCACCACCACCGAACCGCCCGCCCGACACGGAACGGGCTCGCCGCGCATAGCGGGCACCGCCGTGGCCTTCACGCAGAACCGGCACACCCAGGACGACGTCGCACGCGAACTGATCGGCGTCGCCCCGCCGGGATTCGAACGCTTCGTGCGCACCAGCGGAGTAGACACCCGCAACCTCGCGTTGCCACTGGCGCGGTACCCAGAGATGAACGGCTTCACCGCCGCGAACGACGCCTACATCGAGGTGGCGGTGGACCTCGGAACACAGGCGGTGCGGGCCGCTCTCGACGCAGCGCACGTCGATCCCCGCGAGGTCGACGCCATCGTCTCGGTGTCGAGTACCGGCGTCGCGGTGCCCACGATCGACGCGCGACTGGCGTCGATGGTGGGCCTGCGCCGAGACGTCAAGCGCATCCCCCTGTTCGGACTCGGTTGCGTCGCAGGCGCGGCGGGCATGTCGCGCGTGCACGACTACCTCCGTGGCTATCCGGGCCACGTCGCCGTGCTGCTGTCGGTCGAACTGTGCTCGCTCACGCTGCAACGCGACGATTCCTCGATCCCCGCACTCATCGGGGTGTGTCTGTTCGGCGACGGGGCGGCAGCCGTGGTCGCCACGGGCGCCGATCGCGTTCCGACCTACGCCATCGCGCCGACCGGCCCCGCCGTCCTCGCTACCCGGAGCGCACTGTTCCCCGACACGGTGGACGTGATGGGCTGGAAGGTGGGCACCGGCGGCTTCGGTCTGGTGATGTCACGCGACGTTCCCCGCATGGCCGACGATCACCTCCGCGGCGAGGTCGATCGGTTCCTCGCCGACCACGGTCTCACCACCGCCGACATCTCGACCTGGATCTGTCACCCCGGCGGACCCAAGGTCATCGACGCGATCCAGCACGCGATCGAGTTGCCGCCCGCCGCGCTCGCGCACAGCAGGCAGTCCATGCGCGAACACGGCAACGTGTCGTCGGTCTCGGTGCTCGACGTCCTGGGGCGGACCCTCGCGCAGCCACCTGCGGCAGGCGATCTCGGCGTCATGCTCGCAATGGGCCCCGGGTTCAGCTTCGAACTCCTGCTCCTGAGCTGGTGA
- a CDS encoding sugar phosphate isomerase/epimerase family protein translates to MLGAAPAEYDAYWQTLGLGRVSLVDDQLRDPALVPLVARRGYVVDTVFHLFRTPEALDAVLDAAAAIGARCVYMLTGGRDGLTWEQAAERFCDAVAPCRDHARKVGVALAIENASALYADIHIAHSLRDTATLAEMADLDVVVDLFHCWAEADLTALVERVLPRTQSIQLSDYVLGDRSLPARAVPGDGAIPIERFVRHAIEHGYRHGFDLELIGPRIDREGPLDAARRACVTVAAMLTRIG, encoded by the coding sequence ATGCTCGGCGCCGCACCCGCCGAGTACGACGCCTACTGGCAGACACTGGGCCTCGGCCGGGTGAGCCTGGTCGACGACCAACTCCGCGACCCCGCCCTGGTGCCACTGGTCGCCCGCCGGGGCTACGTCGTCGACACCGTCTTCCACCTGTTCCGCACCCCGGAGGCGCTCGACGCCGTCCTCGATGCCGCCGCGGCGATCGGCGCCCGCTGCGTGTACATGCTGACCGGCGGTCGCGACGGTCTGACCTGGGAGCAGGCCGCCGAGCGGTTCTGCGACGCGGTCGCGCCGTGCCGCGACCATGCCAGGAAGGTCGGTGTCGCGCTGGCGATCGAGAACGCCTCCGCCCTCTACGCCGACATCCACATCGCCCACTCCCTGCGCGACACTGCGACACTGGCCGAGATGGCCGATCTGGACGTCGTCGTAGACCTGTTCCACTGCTGGGCGGAGGCGGACCTCACCGCACTGGTCGAGCGGGTCCTGCCGCGCACGCAGTCGATTCAGCTCAGCGACTACGTGCTGGGCGACCGATCGCTACCCGCCCGCGCCGTACCCGGAGACGGCGCGATCCCCATCGAACGATTCGTCCGGCACGCGATCGAGCACGGCTACCGCCACGGGTTCGACCTGGAACTCATCGGCCCACGCATCGACCGCGAGGGACCACTGGACGCGGCGCGGCGCGCCTGCGTGACCGTCGCGGCCATGCTGACACGGATCGGCTGA